The Kineothrix sp. MB12-C1 genome includes a window with the following:
- a CDS encoding aspartate kinase: MKKVVKFGGSSLASAEQFMKVGKIIHSDSERKYVIPSAPGKRDSKDTKVTDMLYACYAASEAGADFKPLIKAIQARYDEIIDGLNLDLSLDEEFKTIEKNFKEKAGDNYAASRGEYLNGIIMAAYLGYEFVDAATVIFFNGNGEFDAEKTNTVLSERLSKIERAVIPGFYGAYEDGSVKTFSRGGSDITGSIVARAVKASAYENWTDVSGFLVADPRIIDKPMGIDTITYRELRELSYMGATVLHEEAIFPVRREGIPINIRNTNAPEDEGTWIVESTCQKSKYVITGIAGKKGFCAVNIEKDMMNAEIGFGRKVLQAFEDYGISFEHVPSGIDTMTVFVHQDEFIDKEQKVVSAIHRMANPDIIDIESDLAMIAVVGRGMKSTRGTAGRIFSALAHANVNVKMIDQGSSELNIIIGVSDDDFESAIRAIYNIFVEVQL, encoded by the coding sequence ATGAAAAAAGTAGTGAAGTTTGGCGGAAGTTCTTTAGCGAGTGCTGAGCAGTTTATGAAGGTAGGAAAGATCATCCATTCGGATAGTGAGAGAAAGTATGTGATACCTTCAGCACCCGGCAAACGCGATTCGAAGGATACGAAGGTAACGGATATGCTCTATGCCTGCTATGCGGCATCGGAAGCAGGGGCAGATTTTAAACCTCTTATCAAAGCGATACAGGCGCGCTATGATGAAATTATCGATGGGCTTAATCTGGATTTATCCTTAGATGAAGAGTTCAAGACGATTGAGAAGAACTTCAAAGAAAAAGCAGGCGATAATTATGCAGCCTCCAGAGGTGAATATTTAAATGGTATTATTATGGCTGCTTATCTCGGTTATGAATTCGTAGACGCGGCAACGGTCATTTTCTTCAATGGCAATGGTGAGTTCGACGCGGAGAAAACGAACACAGTGCTTTCAGAGCGTTTAAGTAAGATAGAAAGAGCAGTAATTCCGGGATTTTACGGAGCTTATGAGGATGGAAGCGTTAAAACTTTCTCCAGAGGCGGTTCTGATATCACAGGATCGATTGTTGCAAGAGCGGTAAAGGCATCGGCCTATGAAAATTGGACGGACGTATCAGGATTCCTAGTAGCTGATCCGAGAATTATCGATAAACCTATGGGCATCGATACGATTACTTACCGTGAGTTGAGAGAACTTTCCTATATGGGTGCTACGGTACTACACGAGGAAGCGATCTTCCCGGTAAGAAGGGAAGGAATTCCCATTAATATTCGCAATACCAATGCGCCTGAGGATGAGGGAACCTGGATTGTGGAGAGCACCTGTCAGAAATCGAAATATGTCATTACGGGAATCGCCGGTAAGAAAGGTTTCTGCGCGGTGAATATCGAAAAAGATATGATGAATGCAGAAATTGGATTTGGGAGAAAAGTTCTTCAGGCATTTGAGGACTATGGAATTTCTTTCGAACACGTACCCTCCGGTATCGATACGATGACAGTATTCGTTCATCAGGATGAATTCATCGATAAAGAACAAAAGGTAGTATCGGCAATCCATCGCATGGCGAATCCGGACATTATCGATATCGAGTCGGATTTGGCAATGATTGCAGTAGTAGGACGTGGAATGAAGTCCACTCGCGGAACTGCGGGAAGAATCTTCTCGGCGTTGGCACATGCGAATGTAAACGTGAAGATGATCGACCAGGGATCCAGTGAGCTTAATATTATCATTGGCGTTTCCGATGATGATTTTGAGAGTGCGATTCGGGCGATTTACAATATTTTTGTGGAAGTTCAGTTGTAA
- a CDS encoding homoserine dehydrogenase: protein MINVAVLGYGTVGSGVVEVIEKNKEEISKKAGEKLNIKYILDLRDFPGDPYENKVVHDVDIILNDPEVNVICETMGGIEPAYTFSKRALTSGKSVCTSNKELVANHGPELIRLAKENNCNYLFEASVGGGIPIIRPMNYSLTAEKIDAITGILNGTTNYILSKMAAEGADFEDVLKEAQEKGYAERNPEADVEGYDACRKIAILSSLMTGKNVRYEEIYTEGITKITATDFIYAKAMGRSIKLLALSRETEGEFYAMVAPFMISVDHPLYSVNDVFNAVFVHGNMLGDSMYYGRGAGKLPTASAVVSDVVDCARHVGRTIMCFWDTESIEFTDIDQVKHRFFVRTKAEFEGKALEVFSSMEVVEADVAGEYAFVTDEMTEGEFKEKAQQLGCVLNRIRIER from the coding sequence ATGATAAATGTAGCAGTTTTGGGATATGGTACGGTAGGCAGCGGTGTGGTGGAAGTTATTGAGAAGAATAAGGAAGAGATCAGTAAAAAGGCAGGAGAAAAGCTGAATATCAAGTATATTCTCGATTTAAGGGACTTTCCGGGAGATCCTTATGAGAATAAGGTCGTACACGATGTAGATATTATTTTAAATGATCCGGAAGTAAATGTTATTTGCGAAACGATGGGCGGAATTGAACCGGCCTATACCTTTTCCAAAAGAGCACTGACAAGCGGTAAAAGTGTCTGTACCTCGAATAAAGAACTGGTGGCTAACCATGGGCCTGAATTGATCCGTCTGGCGAAGGAGAATAATTGCAACTATTTATTTGAGGCCAGTGTGGGTGGAGGTATTCCGATTATCCGTCCTATGAATTATTCGCTGACGGCAGAGAAGATCGATGCGATTACCGGTATCTTAAATGGTACGACGAACTATATTTTATCCAAGATGGCGGCAGAGGGTGCGGACTTTGAAGATGTATTAAAAGAAGCACAGGAAAAGGGGTATGCGGAGCGCAATCCGGAAGCCGATGTAGAGGGATATGATGCATGTCGTAAGATTGCAATTTTATCGTCTCTCATGACAGGGAAGAATGTCAGATATGAGGAAATATATACAGAAGGTATCACGAAAATAACCGCTACGGATTTCATATATGCCAAGGCGATGGGGCGTTCTATTAAGCTGCTCGCTCTCAGCCGGGAAACGGAAGGCGAATTCTATGCGATGGTAGCTCCGTTTATGATTTCTGTAGATCATCCGTTATATAGTGTAAATGATGTGTTCAATGCGGTATTCGTACATGGAAATATGCTGGGAGATTCTATGTATTATGGCAGAGGCGCCGGAAAGCTTCCTACAGCCAGTGCGGTAGTATCCGATGTAGTGGATTGTGCGAGACATGTGGGCAGAACGATTATGTGCTTCTGGGATACGGAGAGCATAGAATTCACCGATATCGATCAGGTTAAGCATCGCTTCTTCGTCCGTACAAAAGCAGAGTTTGAAGGAAAAGCGCTTGAAGTGTTCTCATCCATGGAAGTGGTGGAAGCGGATGTGGCAGGGGAATATGCTTTTGTTACCGATGAAATGACAGAAGGAGAATTCAAGGAGAAAGCGCAGCAGTTAGGTTGTGTATTGAATCGAATTCGTATTGAACGTTAG
- a CDS encoding ClC family H(+)/Cl(-) exchange transporter, whose amino-acid sequence MKRLENNNKSRIYKILSELNQMKWHLVLKGILTGVFVGLLVVLYRLGIEYGTEEAVKIYAFLKMNPLMILPWAFLAVGAGLLIAWLIKLEPMASGSGIPQVEGQLIYGFRIKWYTVLFVRFTAGMIASVFGLSLGREGPSIQIGASGGQALAKKITKNKLEENYLMTGGAAAGLSAAFNAPLSGIVFALEEVHRSFSGLVLIAATVAALTADVVSKSFFGLKPVFDFAEAPPLPIGHYAWLLPLGIVSGIIGALMNKALLGFQTAYSKLPWFVRPVIALVIALPCGLFLPQILGGGANLVELAGTADSGVSILLGYLVVKLLFTCICFGSGAPGGIFMPILSVGALSGGLVGLIAMSFGLPSVYIPEFVICGMVGVLSGAVKAPVTSILLATEMTGALTHLLPVAACSFIALFLSDSVKVTPIYEALLRRLEKAHGEIIKNDKAGSLVEIPVEIGSMVAGKHINAVEWPRGILIVGIHRGDIDIIPNGNTEIKPGDYLVVVSSECTYDTVSAGMRGLCYNNSCE is encoded by the coding sequence GTGAAGCGGTTGGAAAACAACAATAAATCTAGAATTTATAAAATACTGTCTGAATTAAATCAGATGAAGTGGCATCTTGTGCTAAAGGGTATTTTGACGGGTGTGTTTGTTGGCCTTTTGGTAGTTCTGTATCGGCTGGGAATTGAATACGGAACGGAGGAAGCGGTAAAAATATATGCTTTTCTTAAAATGAATCCGCTTATGATTTTGCCATGGGCTTTTCTGGCCGTTGGAGCAGGATTGCTTATCGCATGGTTGATTAAGCTTGAACCTATGGCATCAGGAAGCGGGATTCCACAGGTAGAAGGACAGCTAATCTATGGATTCAGAATTAAATGGTATACAGTTCTTTTCGTTAGGTTCACTGCGGGAATGATAGCATCTGTATTCGGCCTTTCTCTCGGTAGGGAGGGCCCTTCCATACAAATAGGAGCGTCGGGCGGTCAGGCTTTGGCGAAGAAGATAACCAAAAATAAGCTGGAAGAAAACTATCTTATGACAGGAGGGGCGGCAGCCGGCTTATCCGCAGCTTTTAATGCGCCGCTTTCAGGTATTGTTTTTGCGCTTGAAGAAGTACATAGAAGTTTTTCGGGATTAGTGCTCATCGCTGCTACAGTGGCGGCGTTAACAGCCGATGTCGTATCTAAATCTTTTTTTGGACTGAAACCGGTTTTTGATTTTGCAGAGGCCCCGCCGTTACCCATTGGTCATTATGCCTGGCTTTTGCCATTGGGAATTGTTTCCGGTATCATTGGCGCATTAATGAATAAAGCCTTACTCGGCTTTCAAACGGCATATAGTAAGCTTCCTTGGTTCGTACGCCCGGTTATTGCATTGGTCATTGCATTGCCATGCGGACTTTTTCTGCCTCAGATTCTGGGCGGAGGCGCCAATTTAGTGGAATTGGCAGGAACGGCAGATAGCGGTGTGTCCATATTGCTTGGTTATCTTGTAGTAAAGTTATTATTTACGTGCATATGCTTCGGCAGTGGTGCGCCCGGCGGAATATTTATGCCGATTTTGTCTGTGGGCGCATTGTCAGGTGGCTTGGTCGGGTTGATTGCCATGAGTTTTGGACTTCCGTCGGTATATATACCTGAATTTGTCATATGCGGTATGGTGGGAGTGCTGTCGGGTGCGGTAAAAGCTCCCGTGACAAGTATTCTGTTGGCGACTGAGATGACAGGAGCCCTTACGCACTTGTTGCCTGTGGCGGCTTGTTCCTTTATCGCGTTATTTTTGTCTGATAGCGTGAAGGTAACTCCGATCTATGAAGCGCTGCTTCGGCGCCTTGAAAAAGCCCATGGAGAAATCATAAAAAATGATAAAGCCGGCAGCCTTGTTGAGATTCCCGTTGAAATAGGAAGTATGGTTGCGGGAAAACACATCAATGCAGTCGAGTGGCCGCGAGGGATATTAATCGTTGGTATACATAGAGGAGATATAGACATTATACCTAATGGCAATACGGAAATTAAACCTGGCGATTATCTTGTGGTTGTATCCTCTGAATGTACTTACGATACGGTAAGTGCCGGTATGAGGGGATTGTGCTATAATAATAGCTGTGAGTGA
- a CDS encoding ACT domain-containing protein produces MDTANGYFVVKKKAIPEVLLKVVEAKRLLETGKVQSVHEATERVGISRSSFYKYKDDIFQFHDNAQGTTITLTFQMDDEPGLLSDVLKVIADFKANILTIHQSIPINGVASLSISVQVLPTTEDVSEMLESLEKKQGVHYVKILAKE; encoded by the coding sequence ATGGATACAGCGAATGGATATTTTGTTGTAAAGAAGAAGGCGATTCCAGAAGTGCTGTTAAAGGTCGTAGAAGCGAAGCGCCTTTTAGAGACTGGAAAGGTGCAGAGTGTGCATGAAGCCACGGAACGGGTAGGCATCAGCAGAAGCTCTTTTTATAAATATAAGGATGATATCTTTCAGTTTCACGATAATGCACAGGGAACGACGATTACACTTACCTTTCAGATGGATGACGAACCGGGACTTTTGTCGGATGTACTGAAGGTAATTGCAGATTTTAAGGCCAATATACTTACGATTCATCAGAGTATTCCTATCAATGGGGTGGCTTCGCTAAGCATCAGCGTACAGGTGCTCCCGACGACAGAGGATGTGTCGGAGATGCTCGAATCACTCGAGAAAAAGCAGGGAGTTCATTACGTCAAAATATTGGCGAAAGAATAA
- the xylB gene encoding xylulokinase yields MLYIGVDLGTSAVKLLLMSADGKIENVVSKEYPLFFPHPGWSEQNPQDWWSAVVEGLKELTAACDKSQIAGISFGGQMHGLVILDEEDEVIRPAILWNDGRTTKETDYLNQVIGKDKLSKYTANIAFAGFTAPKVLWVKENEPDNFARIHKIMLPKDYIAYKLSGTFCTDVSDASGMLLFDVENKCWSEEMMEICGVKREQLAGIYESAQVVGTLTPEVAKELSLPETVKVIAGAGDNAAAAVGTGTVGDGMCNISLGTSGTIFISSKQFGVDNNNGLHAFAHADGYYHLMGCMLSAASCNKWWMDDIIGDSDYAKEQAKITKLGENNVYFLPYLMGERSPLNDPYARGTFIGLTMDTTRADMTQAVLEGVAFAIRDSLEVARSLGINIERSKICGGGAKSPLWRKMIANVLNIKIDRIESEEGPGYGGAMLAAVGCGEYASVEEAAAKLVKIIDTIEPEPELAAKYEEKYRKFAKIYPTVKELFPQL; encoded by the coding sequence ATGCTTTATATAGGTGTAGATTTGGGAACCTCCGCGGTTAAGCTCTTGCTTATGTCAGCGGATGGGAAAATAGAAAATGTGGTATCCAAAGAATATCCTCTTTTTTTCCCTCATCCCGGTTGGTCGGAACAAAATCCGCAAGACTGGTGGTCTGCGGTTGTTGAAGGACTGAAAGAACTGACTGCTGCCTGTGATAAATCACAGATAGCCGGAATCAGCTTCGGCGGTCAGATGCACGGTCTTGTCATTTTAGATGAAGAGGATGAAGTGATTCGTCCCGCTATTCTTTGGAATGATGGAAGAACGACGAAAGAGACCGACTATTTGAATCAGGTAATCGGTAAGGATAAACTTTCTAAGTACACTGCGAATATTGCATTCGCAGGATTTACTGCTCCGAAGGTTCTCTGGGTAAAGGAAAACGAGCCGGATAACTTCGCAAGAATTCATAAAATCATGCTGCCGAAAGATTACATCGCTTATAAGCTTTCGGGGACGTTCTGTACGGATGTGTCCGATGCTTCCGGCATGCTTCTTTTCGATGTAGAGAATAAATGCTGGTCGGAAGAAATGATGGAAATCTGCGGTGTGAAAAGAGAACAGCTTGCGGGTATTTATGAAAGTGCGCAGGTTGTCGGTACTTTGACGCCGGAAGTAGCAAAGGAATTATCCCTTCCGGAGACCGTAAAAGTAATAGCCGGAGCCGGAGACAATGCGGCAGCGGCGGTAGGAACGGGAACCGTTGGAGATGGTATGTGTAACATTTCCCTTGGGACCTCGGGTACTATATTCATTTCCAGCAAACAGTTCGGTGTGGATAACAACAATGGACTGCATGCGTTTGCTCACGCGGATGGCTATTATCATCTGATGGGATGTATGCTCAGCGCGGCATCATGCAATAAATGGTGGATGGATGATATTATCGGCGATAGCGATTATGCCAAAGAACAGGCTAAAATTACAAAGCTGGGAGAAAATAATGTGTATTTCCTGCCGTATCTGATGGGTGAGCGCTCTCCGCTCAATGATCCTTATGCGAGGGGAACCTTTATTGGTCTTACGATGGATACGACAAGAGCAGATATGACGCAAGCGGTACTTGAGGGAGTTGCATTCGCGATTCGTGATTCCTTAGAGGTAGCTCGTTCTCTCGGAATTAATATCGAACGTTCGAAGATCTGCGGCGGCGGAGCAAAAAGCCCGCTCTGGCGTAAGATGATCGCTAATGTGCTCAATATTAAAATAGACCGGATAGAAAGTGAAGAAGGTCCGGGATATGGCGGAGCGATGCTGGCAGCAGTAGGCTGCGGAGAATATGCTTCCGTAGAAGAAGCGGCGGCGAAGCTTGTGAAAATTATAGATACGATCGAACCGGAACCGGAACTTGCGGCGAAGTATGAAGAGAAATATCGTAAGTTTGCCAAGATATACCCCACGGTGAAGGAATTGTTCCCGCAATTATAA
- a CDS encoding FprA family A-type flavoprotein, producing the protein MEVIRNITPDIVWVGGSDVRLALFENMFPLDNGVSYNSFLISDEKTAVIDTVDEAVGRRFVENIKASLNGRSLDYLIINHMEPDHCANIDEICRLFPEVKIVGNKKTFQMIEQFYDIDISGRTLEVKDGGSLSLGKHELRFVFTPMVHWPEVMFTYDVHDKVLFSADAFGTFGTYKGNIFSDEADYEELYLKETRRYYANIVGKYGMQVQAAMKKVADMDIQMICPLHGPVLRGDDKDMLLDKYKLWSAYLPEEKGVMIAYASMYGNTENAVQLLSNLLAQSGVKNIRMYDVSKTHFSEIVADSFRFSHLVFASPTYNLKLYGGMEAVIRDLAALNVQNRTFSVIGNGSWSPAAGKIMSGMLAEMKNMTPIGETLEIKSALKKEQYPELEKLALAIADSVSNG; encoded by the coding sequence ATGGAAGTGATAAGAAATATTACGCCGGATATTGTTTGGGTAGGGGGCAGTGATGTTCGTCTGGCGTTATTTGAAAATATGTTCCCGCTGGACAATGGGGTGAGTTATAATTCTTTTTTGATTTCAGATGAAAAAACAGCAGTGATCGATACAGTGGATGAGGCGGTAGGAAGACGGTTTGTCGAGAATATTAAGGCATCCTTAAATGGCCGTTCTCTGGACTATCTCATTATTAATCATATGGAGCCGGATCATTGTGCGAATATTGATGAGATATGCCGCTTATTTCCGGAAGTTAAAATCGTAGGGAATAAGAAGACATTTCAGATGATCGAGCAGTTTTATGATATCGATATTTCCGGCCGTACGCTGGAAGTAAAAGATGGAGGCAGCCTTAGCCTGGGAAAACACGAGCTGCGATTTGTTTTCACGCCTATGGTTCATTGGCCGGAGGTCATGTTCACATACGATGTACATGATAAGGTATTGTTTTCAGCGGATGCATTCGGTACCTTTGGTACATATAAGGGGAATATCTTCAGTGATGAAGCTGATTATGAGGAACTTTATCTGAAGGAAACGAGAAGATATTATGCCAATATCGTAGGGAAGTACGGTATGCAAGTACAGGCGGCGATGAAGAAAGTGGCGGATATGGATATTCAGATGATTTGTCCATTGCACGGTCCGGTTCTCCGCGGGGATGATAAGGATATGCTGTTGGATAAGTATAAGCTTTGGAGTGCTTATCTGCCGGAGGAAAAGGGTGTGATGATCGCTTACGCGTCCATGTATGGTAATACGGAGAATGCAGTACAGCTTTTGTCCAACCTTCTGGCGCAGAGCGGCGTTAAGAATATAAGGATGTATGATGTATCCAAGACACATTTTTCTGAGATAGTAGCGGATTCCTTTCGTTTCAGCCATTTAGTGTTCGCATCTCCTACCTATAATCTGAAGCTCTATGGCGGTATGGAGGCAGTGATTCGCGACTTGGCAGCTTTGAATGTACAAAATAGGACATTTAGCGTGATTGGAAATGGCTCATGGTCACCGGCAGCCGGTAAGATTATGTCAGGGATGTTGGCAGAGATGAAGAATATGACTCCTATTGGAGAGACCTTGGAGATTAAATCAGCCTTGAAAAAGGAACAATATCCTGAGCTCGAGAAGTTGGCTCTGGCCATCGCGGATTCGGTATCTAACGGATAA
- the aroC gene encoding chorismate synthase — MSGSSFGNIFKITTWGESHGKGLGVVIDGCPAGLSLTEEDIQLYLDRRKPGQSRYTTKRGESDSVEILSGIFEGKTTGTPISLIVHNKDQHSADYSEIAQYYRPGHADLNYDIKYGFRDYRGGGRSSGRETIGRVAAGAIAGKILKQLGITLSAYTLSIGPVSIDKSAFDKDAIMQNPFYMPDSNAAEKAGNYLEQCMKEMNSSGGVIECVIQGMPAGIGSPVFEKLSANLGKAILSIGAVKGFEIGDGFLVSQATGLTNNDRYLMDSEGSIHKATNHSGGITGGMSDGCDIIFRAAIKPTPSIAASQQTVNKSGEDISINIKGRHDPVIVPRAVVVVEAMAALTVLDMLFLSMTAQMADIETFFNNK; from the coding sequence ATGTCTGGTTCATCGTTTGGAAATATATTTAAAATCACCACCTGGGGAGAATCCCACGGCAAAGGCCTTGGAGTTGTCATCGATGGCTGCCCTGCCGGTCTGTCTCTTACAGAGGAAGACATTCAACTCTACCTGGACAGGAGAAAGCCGGGACAATCCCGCTACACGACAAAACGCGGAGAGTCCGACAGCGTAGAAATTCTATCGGGTATTTTCGAAGGGAAGACAACAGGTACACCGATTTCTCTTATCGTTCATAACAAAGATCAACACTCCGCGGATTACAGCGAAATTGCACAATATTACCGTCCGGGACACGCGGATTTAAATTATGATATCAAATACGGTTTTCGTGATTATCGGGGCGGCGGACGCTCCTCCGGACGTGAAACAATCGGGCGCGTAGCTGCCGGAGCCATCGCCGGTAAGATTCTGAAGCAGCTTGGCATTACCCTATCGGCTTATACCCTCTCCATCGGTCCTGTTTCTATCGATAAAAGTGCTTTCGACAAAGATGCCATTATGCAGAATCCTTTTTATATGCCGGATAGTAATGCCGCCGAGAAAGCCGGCAATTATCTGGAACAATGCATGAAGGAGATGAATTCCTCCGGCGGAGTTATCGAATGTGTGATCCAAGGTATGCCGGCGGGTATCGGCAGTCCTGTCTTCGAGAAGCTAAGTGCTAATTTAGGAAAAGCAATTCTCTCCATCGGCGCTGTAAAGGGCTTCGAAATCGGAGATGGTTTCTTAGTTTCGCAGGCCACCGGACTCACCAACAATGACCGATATTTGATGGATTCGGAAGGCTCTATTCATAAGGCTACTAACCATTCCGGGGGAATTACCGGCGGAATGAGCGATGGATGCGATATTATCTTCCGTGCGGCTATCAAACCGACTCCTTCCATTGCAGCAAGCCAGCAAACCGTGAATAAAAGCGGAGAGGATATTTCCATTAATATCAAAGGGCGTCACGATCCCGTTATCGTTCCAAGAGCGGTCGTCGTAGTGGAAGCCATGGCAGCCCTTACCGTTCTCGATATGCTTTTCTTAAGCATGACGGCACAAATGGCCGATATCGAAACATTCTTTAACAATAAATAG
- a CDS encoding cofactor-independent phosphoglycerate mutase codes for MKYIIVLGDGMADEPIEALGNETPLAHAKTPVMDSLSKRSEIGMVHTIPEGMSPGSDTANLSVLGYDPQVYYSGRSPLEALSIGVPMKDTDIALRCNIVTISEEDVPFEERTIIDHSSSEISTQDCAVLLEAVRKELETEPYRFYVGTSYRHCLIWDKGDVVELTPPHDVLTQVIGQYLPKDKALRDMMEKSYEVLVNHPINIERKKQGLNPANCCWFWGAGTKPMLSSFEEKTGKKGMMVSAVDLLKGIAVGAKMGVSVVEGANGGLHTNYEGKTQAALKSILEDGYDFVYIHIEAPDEMGHQGSVERKVQAIEYLDERVLRPLTKTLDEEGSDYRLLILPDHPTPIRIRTHTSESVPYLLYDSTAPRSEGWGYNEAEAKKSGNYVAKGHELIDYLFRR; via the coding sequence ATGAAATATATTATCGTACTAGGCGATGGTATGGCGGATGAACCGATAGAGGCATTAGGGAATGAGACACCCCTTGCTCACGCTAAGACACCTGTTATGGATAGCCTCAGCAAGCGGTCAGAAATAGGAATGGTGCATACAATACCAGAGGGAATGAGTCCGGGTTCCGATACAGCTAATCTATCTGTGTTAGGTTATGATCCGCAAGTGTATTACTCAGGACGTTCGCCGCTGGAAGCTCTTAGTATCGGCGTGCCTATGAAGGATACGGATATCGCCCTTCGCTGTAATATTGTGACGATATCGGAAGAGGATGTTCCCTTTGAAGAACGGACGATTATCGACCATAGTTCCAGTGAGATCAGTACACAAGACTGTGCGGTCTTATTGGAAGCAGTAAGAAAAGAATTGGAAACAGAACCGTATCGATTCTATGTAGGAACGAGTTATCGTCATTGCCTCATCTGGGATAAAGGAGACGTGGTGGAACTAACACCCCCTCACGATGTACTGACACAAGTTATCGGGCAATATTTGCCGAAGGATAAGGCACTGCGGGATATGATGGAGAAAAGTTATGAGGTTCTTGTCAATCATCCTATCAATATAGAGAGAAAGAAGCAAGGATTGAATCCGGCTAACTGCTGTTGGTTCTGGGGAGCCGGAACGAAACCCATGCTATCTTCTTTTGAAGAAAAGACTGGGAAAAAAGGAATGATGGTCTCAGCGGTAGACTTGTTAAAAGGAATTGCGGTAGGTGCGAAGATGGGAGTCAGCGTTGTAGAGGGAGCAAACGGAGGTTTGCATACGAACTACGAAGGGAAGACACAGGCCGCACTAAAATCCATTTTAGAGGACGGATATGATTTCGTTTATATACATATCGAAGCGCCGGACGAAATGGGACATCAGGGAAGCGTGGAGCGAAAGGTTCAAGCGATTGAATATCTGGATGAGAGAGTGTTACGGCCTCTGACGAAGACATTGGATGAAGAAGGAAGCGATTACCGACTTCTTATATTGCCGGATCATCCGACGCCGATTCGCATCAGAACCCATACATCTGAGAGCGTCCCCTATCTTCTGTATGACAGTACGGCACCGCGCAGTGAGGGATGGGGTTATAACGAAGCAGAAGCGAAAAAGAGTGGTAATTATGTTGCAAAAGGGCATGAATTGATCGATTACCTTTTTAGACGATAA